The Petrotoga sp. 9PW.55.5.1 genome segment TTTTATCCTTTTGTTAACAGAAGGTTTGAGCCAGGAATTAACAATATTTTTAAAAATAATAAGTTTAATGGATGAGATAACTCCAAAAGTGTGCTCAAAAATTTTGGAAGCAAAAAATGATTTAAAAATTTATGAATATCTTGAAGAATTAGTCAATCTTAATTTAATAGAAAAAATTGATGATTCCACCTATTATATGCACGAAATATTTCGACTAGCGGTTAAGAAAAATATCCCCGAAAAAGAAAAATTGGAAATATACAAAAAACTATTATTGATATACCAACAAGAAAAAGATCCATACGGGCAATTTTATTGTTTAATTCATTTGAATGATGTTGAAAAGGTTTCAGAATTTTTCCTGAACCATTCAGATCTACTAATAAAAGATTATTCGATTATTAAAGAATGGTTGGACTCTATCCCAACTATTTTTTTTGAAGCCAATTATGAACTGTACTTTTATCGTGGTGTAATAGAAGAAAAATATTCAATGTTTGACGAAGCTCTTACAGATTATATGAAAGTAAAAAAGAATATTGAAAAGATTGATAATCAAGAGATCAAGCAAATTATTGATACACAAATAATCGGTATATATTGGCATAAGGAAGATTATGAAAAGGTTATACAACTTGGAATAGAATTACTACCGAAAATATCTAAAGATAATTATCAAAGTATTGTATCTCTGCAAAATCTATTAGGAACAAGTTACGCTAACTTATCTAATTTAGAAGAAGCTAAAAAACATCTATATAAAGCCTTGGATGTATGTGAAGAAAACAATTTTGAAGAAATGAAGTCATGGATTTTGAACAATATAGCCTATAATATTCATCTCATCGAAGGGGATTTAGAAAGCACTGAGAAATATTACAGACAAGCCTTAAAGATGTTTGATTCTACAGGAGATTTATACGGTAAGGCACTTCTAACAGCAAATTTAGCAGATTATTATATAAATATAAATCAATTAGAAAAAGCTCAAAAACACCTTGAAACTTACAATGAGATTTATATACAAACAAAAACTATTGCTTACTTTCCTGTTTTAAAAATATTGCAAGCTAAATTATACGTTGAACAAAACAATTTAAAAGAAGCTAGTGAATCTTTGAATGAAGCAAAAAATTACTATTCAAGATCTAATTTTCTTCAGGCTAACTACTTTGCAGTAAGATCTTCCTATCTACTAAAAAGTGGTTTAAGCCAGAAAGCATACAATAATATTGAAAGCACTATAAAAATAGCTAAGACATGTTTCAACAAATATCAAATACTAAATTTTGAACTTCAAAAGGTTAGAATACTCATACATTTAAAGCAATTTGAAAAAGCTATTCCTATCGTCAATAAAATAATTGATACTGCTAAAGAACCAAACGCAAAGTTAATATTAGCCCAAGCCTTGCTTTTTAAAATGTTCTTAAATGAATTTTTGAATATACCTAAAGCTGAAGAAGATATAGAACAACTATTAATGTTGATAAAAAACAATAATTACTATTTTGTGTTTGAAAAATTTCCTGAAATAACTAAATTTCTTGAAGGTTTTATTGTAAACGTTTTGAAAATAGAACTTCGCCACATACAGCCAACTGAAAAATTCGATTTTGAAGAGCTAAGTAAAATTTCAGTGATTGAGCCAAAAACCGTTCTTTCATTTCCAAAAATCTACCTTTTTGGTGGATTTAAACTTATATATGGAGATGAAACCTTATCTATGAACAAAGTTAAAAACCAAAAAGCGCTCGACCTATTTAAATTTTTAGCCCTGAATTACAATCAATGGATAATTCAAGATGTTTTGATAGAGTATTTTTGGCCGAAACTACCGGTTCAAAAAGCTAAACAAAGTTTGTATGTGGCTATACACGACATAAGGAAAAGATTAAAAGAGTTTGGTTTAAAAGAGGAGTATATATCTCATAAAAATAAAAACTACAAGTTTAATACTGATAAACCATATTATTTGGATTATGAAGATTTCCTAAATCGGTATGAAGAAGGAACTAAAATGATGAATAACAAAAAATATCTAAAAGCGAAAGAAATATATTTAGAGGCTAAAGAGATATATTCTTACGGGCTACTTCCTGCTAATATCTACGATGACTGGGCAATATCAAAGATTGAAGATGCTGAAGAAAAATATTTAAAAATACTTTCCTCTTTATTCCTTCTAGAAAAAGAAAAAGACTCCAAACAAGCAGAAAACTACTTGGAAGAATACTTACATATTAACCCCTTCTCTGATGAAATGAACAAAGAATTCATTAACTTATTAATTAAAAACGGCGAAAGAAAAAGGGCGTTAGATTATTATAATTATGTAAATAAATTGTACAAAAAAGAACTTGGAACGGCATTTAATTCAATTGAAATAAGTTATTTTATAAAAGAATTTCAAATTTAATTTTTCCTCCCTTAAAAAAAATTGTTGTTTTAGATTTTTTTTAGTTTTTCTTTTTAAAATTAAAATGTAAACAACTATTTTTAAAGGGGAGGATTAAAATGAAAAAGTTTGGTATTTATTTTAGCATATTTTTGGTTGGTCTAATCTTGGCAAGTTGTGCAACTGTACCGATTGGTGGTGGTGATGGTAATGGAAACGATAGTTTAAACGATGTTATAATAAACACATTTGTAAATAACGCTCGTGAAAGTATTGAATTTTTAGCTTATAAAGACGGGAAAGACGGTGAATGGCAAAAATTAACCTCTTCAAACGGTGTGTACAAATTTGAACCACAAGCAGCAGATGGTAATTACAGTATCTATGCAGTAAATGAAAGCTATGAAAATGATAACTATGACATTCAAATAATGAATCTAAACACTTCAGAAGGTAAGGAAGTACCGATAAATTTTATAGACTGGACTTATTCGTATGATTCTGAATTGACGTTGAATTTTGGAAATGAATTTATAGATATGAATGGCGCTGTTTTTTATGGATTTTCGCATGGATTTCCCTGGTTTGATGAAGATTACTTAACTTATCAAATTGAAGAAATCAACTCAGGTACATACGATTTGGTAATTTTAGTAGGGGATCAAGGTTCAGACTTTAACAAAATCTACATTGATAGAAATAGATCTGTTTCTGGAGAAGAGAGCCAAGCTATCTCGTTTTCTGATTTTACTACTTTAGATACTTATACTGCAACAACCACAATACCAGGAGCTCACGCTGGTGGAGAATTATTTGTAGGAGGAACAACGGGAGTTTTCACTTGGTTTGATAATGATAGAAATTTAAGGATTCCTAGTTCCTTAAAATCCAGTGATGATTTGTATGTTTTATCGGTTCATAAATCGGATGATGATTATACCAGAACTTTTACTAAATATAAATCATACCCAAGTAACATTGAAATGTTAAATACATTGCCATCAGAATATTGGGGGATGCCTACATTTGATAATAACACATTCGATTGGGCACCATACGATCCAGATATCGATGGTCATGAAATAAGATTTTATGAGGCCTTCTTGAAGAACGAAGATTGGTCAATAGGATGGACAATTATATTATCAGACGGTTGGTTAGGTGATTCAAGTAATTATGAATATCAATTACCAGATTTATCAGGTTTAGAAGGTTGGAACGAAGATTGGTATCCAAACATGGATTCACTTTTCCCGCATATTAATTTTGAAGCAATTTCTGGAACAGAGAGTAATTTAACTAAATATTTAGACCCAGTAGCCGGAATGGAAGAAAGTATTTTTTGGTATCGCTTAGTTCTATCTGGTGAATAAGTTTGATATTTCAAACAATTTTTCATACATAAACCCCCAAAACGCCCTTTTCGGGCGTTTTTTTTTATAGCTTTTATTTCTATTTATGATAAAATATAACGGAAAAAACAATCGAATAGCGTGAATTAAAATTCGCTTTCAATTATAGGAGTGAAATGAAATGCAATTATGTTCAGCTTTTGAAAAATGTGGTGGTTGCAGTAAGTTGAATATAGAATATAATGAACAATTAAAATCAAAAGAAAATAATGTTTTAGATCTTTTAGATCAACACCAAGTAAAAGTAAAAAATTATCACGGAGTAACTCCTTCACCCAATATTTATGGTTACAGAAATAAAATGGAATATTCCTTTGGAAATGAATACAAAGATGGGCCACTTGTCTTAGGTTTAAGAGGCAAAAAGAAAAAGTTTGATGTTTACTATACACCTGACTGTAAGTTAGTGGATGATGACTTCAATAAAATAGTTATTGAAACAACACAATATTTTAGAAATAAAGAAATACCTTTCAGAAATTATAAAAATCACACAGGTTTTTTAAGGAATTTAGCCATCAGAAAAGGTCTAAACACAGATGAAATACTTATAAACTTGGTAACTTCTACCGATAATATGTACACAAAGCACGTAGAAAAGTGGAAAGAAAATATATTGAACTTGAAATTAGAAGGAAAGATAGTTTCCATAATTCAAAGTAAAACTGAATCCAAAGCCAATGTTGTCAAAGCAGATGAAATGCAAATTTTATTTGGGAAAGATTATTTCTACGAAAAGATTTTGGATCTAACTTTTAAAATAAAGCCCTTCTCTTTTTTTCAAACAAACACAAAAGGTGCAGAAGTTTTATATAAAACAGCGTTATCTTACGCACATGAATCAGATATAGTATATGATCTCTACTCTGGAACAGGAACTATCTCAATACTCCTAGCAGAAAAAGCGAAAAAAGTGTATGGAATAGAAATAGTAAAAGAGGCTGTAGAAGCAGCCAAGGAAAATGCTAAATTAAACAACGTTGATAACGTTGAATTCATAAATAATGATGTAAAAGAGTTTGTAAAAAATCAGGAGAACAAAAAACCTGATTATATAGTAGTTGATCCCCCAAGGCCGGGA includes the following:
- a CDS encoding BTAD domain-containing putative transcriptional regulator gives rise to the protein MEIIDLVFKPLAIKKEHLKRNKVIELLNNNKNKNILLITAPSGYGKSVVASMFFEELKENKVWLSFPDNYFDFNAFLDHLIYILNKNQIIKIFQENGEITSSFFTEEEKVVELLNAFAKYDKELYIFLDSFESINFTEKYKNLLNLWINFLPENIHLVITINKNFPISLAKLKMNNKSFEITKKDLEFTFDELNVYINKSRLDISLQDLLKVYQISQGMPFFINILITNLKLNSFKNADQLFDSSNEIDDFILLLTEGLSQELTIFLKIISLMDEITPKVCSKILEAKNDLKIYEYLEELVNLNLIEKIDDSTYYMHEIFRLAVKKNIPEKEKLEIYKKLLLIYQQEKDPYGQFYCLIHLNDVEKVSEFFLNHSDLLIKDYSIIKEWLDSIPTIFFEANYELYFYRGVIEEKYSMFDEALTDYMKVKKNIEKIDNQEIKQIIDTQIIGIYWHKEDYEKVIQLGIELLPKISKDNYQSIVSLQNLLGTSYANLSNLEEAKKHLYKALDVCEENNFEEMKSWILNNIAYNIHLIEGDLESTEKYYRQALKMFDSTGDLYGKALLTANLADYYININQLEKAQKHLETYNEIYIQTKTIAYFPVLKILQAKLYVEQNNLKEASESLNEAKNYYSRSNFLQANYFAVRSSYLLKSGLSQKAYNNIESTIKIAKTCFNKYQILNFELQKVRILIHLKQFEKAIPIVNKIIDTAKEPNAKLILAQALLFKMFLNEFLNIPKAEEDIEQLLMLIKNNNYYFVFEKFPEITKFLEGFIVNVLKIELRHIQPTEKFDFEELSKISVIEPKTVLSFPKIYLFGGFKLIYGDETLSMNKVKNQKALDLFKFLALNYNQWIIQDVLIEYFWPKLPVQKAKQSLYVAIHDIRKRLKEFGLKEEYISHKNKNYKFNTDKPYYLDYEDFLNRYEEGTKMMNNKKYLKAKEIYLEAKEIYSYGLLPANIYDDWAISKIEDAEEKYLKILSSLFLLEKEKDSKQAENYLEEYLHINPFSDEMNKEFINLLIKNGERKRALDYYNYVNKLYKKELGTAFNSIEISYFIKEFQI
- the rlmD gene encoding 23S rRNA (uracil(1939)-C(5))-methyltransferase RlmD; translated protein: MQLCSAFEKCGGCSKLNIEYNEQLKSKENNVLDLLDQHQVKVKNYHGVTPSPNIYGYRNKMEYSFGNEYKDGPLVLGLRGKKKKFDVYYTPDCKLVDDDFNKIVIETTQYFRNKEIPFRNYKNHTGFLRNLAIRKGLNTDEILINLVTSTDNMYTKHVEKWKENILNLKLEGKIVSIIQSKTESKANVVKADEMQILFGKDYFYEKILDLTFKIKPFSFFQTNTKGAEVLYKTALSYAHESDIVYDLYSGTGTISILLAEKAKKVYGIEIVKEAVEAAKENAKLNNVDNVEFINNDVKEFVKNQENKKPDYIVVDPPRPGLHPNLIKFIKNQKFDKIIYISCNPKTLAPNLKELSELYQVSDLHLVDMFPHTDHIESVVLVRRKHS